Sequence from the Deltaproteobacteria bacterium CG11_big_fil_rev_8_21_14_0_20_49_13 genome:
CCTTGCGGCCCTTTGGACACCATCCGCCGCAAGGAATACCAAGCTCGATGGCCGCATCCAATGCTGCGCGGTCAACGCCTGTCTGGCCGCCAGAGATAATTTTAAGTTTCGCTGTCATTCTGAATCCGCTCATCCCAAGCTTGTCGAAGGACGACGGGCGAAGAATCTCCTATATCAATATGCGGGGGTTCCTTCGCCTGCGGGGCGGCTCAGGATGACCCTCGCTTACGTTCGGGTCATTTCTTCTCAATGACCGGCGCTTCCTTTGCCTTTCTGGCCTCATCGACCAGTTTTTGTGAGATGTGAGACGGAACCTGTTCGTAGTGGTTGAAGCTCATCGTGTGCGAAGCAGCGCCTGATGTCATTGAACGAAGCGTTGTGGAATATTTATAAAGTTCGGCCAGAGGTATCTGGGCCTTGATTATGCTCGTATCGCCCAAGCTGTCCATGCCGGCCACTTTTCCCCTGCGGCTCGAGATATCGCTTGTTATATCGCCCATGAAGTTCTGCGGAGCGGTGACCTCAACTGTCATGATGGGCTCAAGAAGTACCGGGCTTGCCTGTTCTTCGGCAATTTTAAATGCCATTGAGCCGGCTATCTGGAAAGCCATATCGCTCGAATCGACATCGTGATAACTGCCGTCAAAGACATCTACCTTTATATCTACGACCGGATATCCGGCGAGCGACCCTTTTTGCATGGTATCGCGCACACCCTTTTCAATGGCAGGGACATATTTCCCTGGGATAGAACCGCCGAATATGGAGTTGGTGAATTCAAATCCCTTTCCCGGAGCGGGGCTAAGCTCGATCCAGCAATCGCCGTACTGTCCCCTTCCTCCGGATTGTTTCTTATATTTTCCCTGAACCTTGACCGACTTTTTGACCGTTTCGCGGTAAGGGATCCTGGGCTTTCCAATTTCAACCTCAACACCGTATCTTTCTTTCAGACGCTCAAGCATGAGCTCCAGATGGATCTCACCTATTCCTGAAATGATCGTCTCGTTGAACTCGTGATCGATGTGCATCTTGAACGTCGGGTCGATCGACATGAGTTTAGAGAAACCGCCGCCTATCTTGTCGGAATCGGCCTTTGATTTTGGAAACACCGCCAATGAGACCATTGGTTCGGGAAATTTGATGTGATCAAACATTATCGATTTTGTCTTAGTGGCAAGAGAGTCGTTAAGGTTCGTGCTTTTTAACTTTGCAACACAGGCAATATCGCCGGCGAATATCTTTTCAATCTCTTCGCGGTTCTTGCCGCGCATAGCAAAAAGATGTCCCATTCTTTCGCTGGTCCGCTTTGATGCGTTGTAAACGTCATCTCCGTGAACGACCGTCCCCGACCAGACGCGGAAGAAACAGACATCGCCTATCCCGGGATCGCTGGTCGCTTTAAAAACAAATGCCGACAGAGGTTCGGCCGGGCTGGGGTTGTGTTTTTCCTCTGCGCCAGCCTCGTTCTTTCCGGTCGGGACCGGCATCTCTTTGGGAGAGGGGAACCATTCACAGAGCATCTGGAGGAAGGCATCCGTACCTACACCGTTAAGTGCGCTTCCAATAAAGACTGGAGAGATGTTACCACCCGCAACGCCCTTTGCAAAACCGTTCTTGATCTCATCGACGGTCAACTCTGCGCCGCCGAGATATTTTTCCATGAGCGATTCATCGTTCTCGGCGACAGTA
This genomic interval carries:
- the fusA gene encoding elongation factor G, which encodes MKEASFMKVYESDKVRSVCFIGNKGTGKTSFLDALLFTTGANSRIGKVSDGSSMADYDSAEIRRRQTIVSKIIPCEWKGYKINVIDTPGYADFVGEVIACLTAVDIAMVFVDGITGIDIPTRRFLSLAIEQKKPVSFLINKCDSERVDIDKVMESIRSVAPKAVLIEAPIGSGPNFRGVADVFNMKGYVSEGGKAKECDVPADAQGKAAAYRTALLDTVAENDESLMEKYLGGAELTVDEIKNGFAKGVAGGNISPVFIGSALNGVGTDAFLQMLCEWFPSPKEMPVPTGKNEAGAEEKHNPSPAEPLSAFVFKATSDPGIGDVCFFRVWSGTVVHGDDVYNASKRTSERMGHLFAMRGKNREEIEKIFAGDIACVAKLKSTNLNDSLATKTKSIMFDHIKFPEPMVSLAVFPKSKADSDKIGGGFSKLMSIDPTFKMHIDHEFNETIISGIGEIHLELMLERLKERYGVEVEIGKPRIPYRETVKKSVKVQGKYKKQSGGRGQYGDCWIELSPAPGKGFEFTNSIFGGSIPGKYVPAIEKGVRDTMQKGSLAGYPVVDIKVDVFDGSYHDVDSSDMAFQIAGSMAFKIAEEQASPVLLEPIMTVEVTAPQNFMGDITSDISSRRGKVAGMDSLGDTSIIKAQIPLAELYKYSTTLRSMTSGAASHTMSFNHYEQVPSHISQKLVDEARKAKEAPVIEKK